The Burkholderia cepacia ATCC 25416 genome includes a window with the following:
- a CDS encoding TonB-dependent receptor has translation MKFSSMLPAALLAAFAPAGQAQESNAANAGATLAPIRVNAQKATPLTQPLDTGSRLGLSSLETPASVEQIDRKTLDTRGDSSIIDAVSRAAGISASPHPGNGGSELGARGFVGASSVTQLYDGVRPYGAIGVTFPFDTWSVDHIDVLRGPASVIYGEGAIGGVVNIVPKKPTRGPIRNELQAGGGTEGTARVAFGSGGAINEKLSYRFDISGNRSSNWVDRGNSRNLSISGALRYDVTSDLYVTASYAQGFQHPMQYFGVPLVNGARDRALDKKNYNVGDSDIAFRDSWATVSANWQPSDSLNVTTTLYRMKSNRHWKDAEYYTYLPSTAQVRRSSYTEIFHDQEQYGNVTAATVTTALLGMRNTFSTGVEFNHTTFQHDNNAPYSGTSTVDPFSFDPGSFINTAGTYPKYRSQANQYALFAENRLAITPRWSVIGGLRYDHASVNRDDLVNGGAFTKVFANTGWRIGTVYDVQPGLAVYGQYSVAADPISSLLSLNASKANFTLATGRQIEIGVKQSFLDGKAEWTLAAYRIVKSNLLTADPLNPNQSIQVGRQSSRGLEATVGAEIAKDWRVDANVSILRAKYDDFQQTSGGATVSRAGNVPVSVPQRLANLWVSWRFAPDWTGIAGVKYVGKRFADTANQLVMPSYTTVDLGLAWKPRKDTTITARAYNVFNRRFVQSAYYNETQYLLGNDRRLEVLANYRF, from the coding sequence CGCCCGCGAGCGTCGAACAGATCGATCGCAAGACGCTCGACACGCGCGGCGACAGTTCGATCATCGACGCCGTGAGCCGCGCCGCCGGCATCAGCGCATCGCCGCATCCCGGCAACGGCGGCTCGGAGCTCGGCGCGCGCGGCTTCGTCGGCGCGTCGTCGGTCACGCAGCTCTATGACGGCGTGCGCCCGTACGGCGCGATCGGCGTCACCTTTCCGTTCGATACGTGGTCGGTCGACCATATCGACGTGCTGCGCGGCCCGGCTTCGGTGATCTACGGCGAAGGGGCGATCGGCGGTGTCGTCAACATCGTCCCGAAGAAGCCGACGCGCGGCCCGATCCGCAACGAGCTGCAGGCGGGCGGCGGCACCGAGGGCACGGCGCGGGTCGCGTTCGGCAGCGGCGGCGCGATCAACGAGAAGCTGTCGTACCGCTTCGACATCAGCGGCAACCGTTCGTCGAACTGGGTGGACCGCGGCAACTCCCGCAACCTGTCGATCTCCGGTGCGCTGCGCTACGACGTGACGTCCGACCTGTACGTGACGGCGTCATATGCGCAGGGCTTCCAGCATCCGATGCAGTATTTCGGCGTGCCGCTCGTCAACGGCGCGCGCGATCGCGCGCTCGACAAGAAGAACTACAACGTCGGCGACAGCGACATCGCGTTCCGTGACAGCTGGGCGACGGTATCGGCGAACTGGCAGCCGAGCGACAGCCTGAACGTGACGACCACGCTGTACCGGATGAAGAGCAACCGTCACTGGAAGGATGCGGAGTACTACACGTACCTGCCGTCGACCGCGCAGGTCCGGCGCAGCAGCTACACGGAAATCTTCCACGACCAGGAGCAGTACGGGAACGTGACGGCGGCCACCGTGACCACCGCGCTGCTCGGCATGCGCAACACGTTCTCGACGGGTGTCGAGTTCAATCACACGACGTTCCAGCACGACAACAACGCGCCCTATTCGGGCACGTCGACGGTCGACCCGTTCAGCTTCGATCCGGGCAGCTTCATCAACACGGCCGGCACCTATCCGAAGTACCGCAGCCAGGCGAACCAGTACGCGCTGTTCGCCGAGAACCGGCTGGCAATCACGCCGCGCTGGTCGGTGATCGGCGGGCTGCGCTACGACCACGCGAGCGTGAATCGCGACGATCTCGTGAACGGCGGCGCGTTCACGAAGGTGTTCGCGAACACGGGCTGGCGCATCGGCACCGTGTACGACGTGCAGCCCGGCCTCGCCGTGTACGGCCAGTATTCGGTCGCGGCCGACCCGATCAGCTCGCTGCTGTCGCTGAATGCGTCGAAGGCGAACTTCACGCTCGCGACCGGCCGGCAGATCGAAATCGGCGTGAAGCAGTCGTTCCTGGACGGCAAGGCGGAATGGACGCTCGCGGCATACCGGATCGTCAAGAGCAATCTGCTGACGGCCGATCCGCTGAACCCAAACCAGTCGATCCAGGTCGGCCGGCAGTCGTCGCGCGGGCTCGAGGCGACGGTCGGCGCGGAGATCGCGAAGGACTGGCGCGTCGACGCGAACGTGTCGATCCTGCGCGCGAAATACGACGACTTCCAGCAAACGTCCGGCGGCGCGACGGTCTCGCGCGCGGGCAACGTGCCGGTGTCGGTGCCGCAGCGGCTCGCGAACCTGTGGGTGAGCTGGCGCTTCGCGCCGGACTGGACGGGCATCGCGGGCGTCAAGTACGTCGGAAAGCGCTTCGCCGATACCGCGAACCAGCTCGTGATGCCGTCGTACACCACGGTCGACCTCGGCCTCGCGTGGAAGCCGCGCAAGGACACGACGATCACGGCGCGCGCGTACAACGTGTTCAATCGCCGCTTCGTGCAGTCCGCGTACTACAACGAGACGCAGTACCTGCTCGGCAACGACCGGCGGCTCGAAGTGCTGGCGAACTACCGGTTCTGA
- a CDS encoding NAD-dependent epimerase/dehydratase family protein, with amino-acid sequence MNASSTGARKPFGRLLLTGAAGNLGRQLRGALADWADVVRVSDIATLGDAAAHEETRVVDLADRPAVMQLVDGVDAIVHLGGISVDAPFDDLVGANITGTYNLYEAARKHGVKRVVFASSNHAIGFHPVTEVLDADSPLRPDSLYGVTKCFGESLSRYYFDRFGIETVCLRIGSSFEVPKNPRMLVTFLSYRDFIELVRCSLLTNRVGHAIVYGASDNPVKWWDNTKAGFLGFRPRDSSEQFAGLFPVAAPTADYDDPAQRFQGGGFVVGEPMERNAA; translated from the coding sequence ATGAACGCCTCATCCACCGGCGCGCGCAAACCGTTCGGGCGCCTGCTGCTGACGGGCGCGGCCGGCAACCTCGGCCGCCAGTTGCGCGGCGCGCTCGCCGACTGGGCCGACGTCGTGCGCGTCAGCGACATCGCGACGCTCGGCGACGCGGCCGCGCATGAAGAAACCCGCGTCGTCGATCTGGCCGATCGCCCGGCCGTGATGCAGCTCGTCGACGGCGTGGACGCGATCGTCCATCTCGGCGGCATTTCGGTCGATGCACCGTTCGACGATCTCGTCGGTGCGAACATCACCGGCACGTACAACCTGTACGAAGCCGCGCGCAAGCATGGCGTGAAGCGCGTCGTGTTCGCGAGCTCGAACCATGCGATCGGTTTCCATCCGGTCACGGAAGTGCTCGATGCCGATTCGCCGCTGCGCCCCGACAGCCTGTATGGCGTGACGAAGTGCTTCGGCGAATCGCTGTCGCGCTATTACTTCGACCGCTTCGGGATCGAGACGGTATGCCTGCGGATCGGCTCGTCGTTCGAAGTACCGAAGAATCCGCGCATGCTGGTGACGTTCCTCAGCTATCGCGACTTCATCGAGCTCGTGCGCTGCTCGCTGCTGACGAACCGCGTCGGGCATGCGATCGTGTACGGCGCGTCGGACAACCCGGTGAAGTGGTGGGACAACACGAAGGCCGGCTTCCTCGGCTTCCGCCCGCGCGACAGTTCGGAGCAGTTCGCCGGGTTGTTCCCGGTGGCGGCGCCGACCGCCGACTACGACGATCCCGCGCAGCGGTTCCAGGGCGGCGGGTTCGTCGTCGGCGAGCCGATGGAGCGCAACGCGGCGTAA
- a CDS encoding MFS transporter, with the protein MQSAVVGAVRAAASRYRWTVCALLFFATVINYMDRQILGLLAPMLQHDIGWTQVQYGRIVMAFSAFYALGLLGFGRIVDWLGTRVSYAVAMLVWSIAAMLHAAVGSVMGFAFVRALLGIGEGGNFPAAIKTTAEWFPRRERALATGIFNSGANIGAVFAPAIIPAIAVAYGWRAAFVIIGAIGIVWLALWLVLYRQADTRALAAEYDEPRDEAEALDAANANAGAPRWGELIRKRETWAFLIGKFLTDPVWWFYLFWLPKWLNESRGMDMQHIGLPLVCIYALTTVGSIGGGWLSSMLLRAGWSVNRARKTAMLICACCVLPIAFVSQVQSLWVAVLIVGLAAAAHQGWSANLFTTASDLFPRRAVASVVGIGGMAGSIGGVLFSEVIGQVLQRTGHYWVLFAIGASAYLLALAVMHMLTPKMKPAQLDA; encoded by the coding sequence ATGCAATCTGCCGTCGTCGGCGCCGTGCGCGCGGCCGCCAGCCGCTACCGCTGGACCGTCTGTGCGCTGCTGTTTTTCGCGACCGTGATCAACTACATGGACCGGCAGATCCTCGGCCTGCTCGCACCGATGCTCCAGCACGACATCGGCTGGACCCAGGTGCAGTACGGCCGCATCGTGATGGCGTTTTCCGCGTTCTATGCCCTCGGCCTGCTCGGCTTCGGGCGGATCGTCGACTGGCTCGGCACGCGCGTCTCGTACGCGGTCGCGATGCTGGTGTGGAGCATCGCCGCAATGCTGCACGCGGCGGTCGGCTCGGTCATGGGCTTCGCGTTCGTGCGTGCGCTGCTCGGGATCGGCGAGGGCGGCAACTTTCCGGCCGCGATCAAGACGACGGCCGAATGGTTTCCGCGCCGCGAACGTGCGCTCGCCACCGGCATCTTCAACTCGGGCGCGAACATCGGCGCGGTGTTCGCGCCGGCGATCATCCCGGCCATCGCGGTGGCCTACGGCTGGCGTGCGGCGTTCGTGATCATCGGCGCGATCGGCATCGTGTGGCTCGCGTTGTGGCTCGTGCTCTATCGCCAGGCCGATACGCGCGCGCTCGCCGCGGAATACGACGAGCCGCGCGACGAAGCGGAAGCGCTCGACGCGGCGAACGCGAACGCCGGCGCGCCGCGCTGGGGCGAACTGATCCGCAAGCGCGAAACGTGGGCGTTCCTGATCGGCAAGTTCCTGACCGACCCGGTGTGGTGGTTCTACCTGTTCTGGCTGCCGAAGTGGCTCAACGAATCGCGCGGGATGGACATGCAGCACATCGGCCTGCCGCTCGTCTGCATCTATGCGTTGACGACGGTCGGCAGCATCGGCGGCGGCTGGCTGTCGTCGATGCTGCTGCGCGCGGGCTGGAGCGTGAACCGCGCGCGCAAGACGGCGATGCTGATCTGCGCGTGCTGCGTGCTGCCGATCGCGTTCGTGTCGCAGGTGCAGAGCCTGTGGGTCGCGGTGCTGATCGTCGGCCTCGCCGCCGCCGCGCACCAGGGCTGGTCGGCGAACCTGTTCACGACGGCGTCCGACCTGTTTCCGCGCCGCGCGGTTGCATCGGTGGTCGGGATCGGCGGGATGGCCGGTTCGATCGGCGGTGTGCTGTTCTCGGAAGTGATCGGCCAGGTGCTGCAGCGCACGGGCCACTACTGGGTGCTGTTCGCGATCGGTGCGTCGGCCTACCTGCTCGCGCTGGCCGTGATGCACATGCTCACGCCGAAGATGAAGCCGGCGCAACTCGACGCGTGA
- a CDS encoding methylated-DNA--[protein]-cysteine S-methyltransferase: MTPAHLIPSPLGDIAVRIEDDALTGLYFVGQKYFPSVAIVTGADALATPPIARKVAEEIAEYFTGTRETFSVPIQLRGTAFQRRVWKELLAIPFGELVTYGDITERVGLPMSGARAVGGAVGRNPVSIMVPCHRVVGASGSLTGYAGGIDRKRALLSLEGAGFERGARHPAQQALAF; encoded by the coding sequence ATGACTCCCGCTCACCTGATTCCGAGCCCGCTGGGCGACATCGCGGTACGTATCGAGGACGATGCGCTGACGGGCCTCTACTTCGTCGGCCAGAAATACTTCCCGTCGGTTGCGATCGTGACCGGAGCGGACGCGCTCGCGACGCCACCGATCGCGCGCAAGGTCGCGGAAGAAATCGCCGAGTATTTCACCGGCACGCGCGAAACGTTCTCGGTGCCGATTCAACTGCGCGGCACCGCGTTTCAGCGACGTGTATGGAAGGAACTGCTCGCGATTCCGTTCGGCGAACTCGTGACGTATGGCGACATCACCGAGCGCGTCGGGTTGCCGATGAGCGGCGCGCGCGCCGTAGGCGGCGCGGTCGGGCGGAACCCGGTGTCGATCATGGTGCCGTGCCATCGCGTGGTCGGCGCATCGGGCAGCCTGACCGGTTATGCGGGCGGGATCGACCGCAAGCGTGCGCTGCTGTCGCTCGAAGGCGCGGGGTTCGAGCGCGGCGCCCGCCATCCGGCGCAGCAGGCGCTCGCGTTCTGA
- a CDS encoding AraC family transcriptional regulator: MLLAGQSGDPYAVPPMARLPRPLYVRAFEIPGNASVDAHSHPWAQLMYATSGVLEVSTPSGRQLLPPHYAMWIPPHVPHAVSTRDCVAFHSLYLDAAIARDDVHDDGAILCMTPLLRELVIATAELPVNYDETGPDGALVCLIADRIARMRAAPLTVPLPRDPRLLKIARALHAYPGDTRNLDEWGHQVGATRRTLSRLFRQDTGLSFTEWRQAVRLLASLPLLEAGEPIGAVAAQLGYDSTSSFIALFQAKFRVTPGAYAKREARRPVLSA; this comes from the coding sequence ATGTTGCTGGCGGGACAATCGGGTGACCCTTACGCGGTGCCGCCGATGGCACGCCTGCCGAGGCCGCTGTATGTGCGTGCGTTCGAGATTCCCGGCAACGCGAGCGTCGACGCGCACAGTCATCCGTGGGCGCAGCTGATGTATGCGACGAGCGGCGTGCTCGAGGTGTCGACGCCGTCGGGCCGGCAGCTGTTGCCGCCGCACTATGCGATGTGGATACCGCCGCACGTGCCGCATGCGGTGTCGACGCGCGATTGTGTCGCGTTCCACAGCCTGTATCTCGATGCGGCGATCGCGCGCGACGACGTGCACGACGATGGCGCGATCCTCTGCATGACGCCGCTGCTGCGCGAGCTGGTGATCGCCACGGCCGAATTGCCGGTGAACTACGACGAGACGGGGCCGGACGGCGCGCTCGTCTGCCTGATCGCCGACCGGATCGCACGGATGCGGGCGGCGCCGCTGACGGTGCCGCTGCCGCGCGATCCGCGTCTGCTGAAAATCGCGCGTGCGTTGCATGCGTATCCGGGCGATACGCGCAATCTCGACGAATGGGGGCATCAGGTCGGCGCGACGCGACGGACGCTGTCGCGGCTGTTCCGGCAGGACACGGGGCTGTCGTTCACCGAATGGCGGCAGGCGGTGCGGCTGCTGGCGTCGCTGCCGCTGCTCGAGGCGGGCGAGCCGATCGGCGCGGTGGCCGCGCAACTGGGCTACGACTCGACGTCGTCGTTCATCGCGCTGTTCCAGGCGAAATTCCGCGTGACGCCCGGCGCGTATGCGAAGCGTGAAGCGCGCCGGCCCGTGCTGAGCGCGTGA
- the panB gene encoding 3-methyl-2-oxobutanoate hydroxymethyltransferase — protein MSAHTRTTRKTVTAIRSTKGVGNLVSLTAYSAPMAKLVDEVADVIIVGDSVGMVLYGMPDTLRVTLDMMIAHGAAVVRGAAQACVVVDLPFSTYQESPAQAYRSAARLLAETGAQAVKLEGGSEMADTIRFLTERGIPVMAHVGLMPQQANATGGFRAQGMDPRSAAQVFDAACSAERAGAFGVVIEGTAEALARHLTETLTIPTIGIGASPACDGQVLVTEDMIGAFDAYTPRFVKRYADANAVMRDAIRQYAHDVRQHVFPEPAHCFGYGKPLQLIETAGAAA, from the coding sequence ATGAGCGCTCATACCCGCACCACCCGCAAGACCGTCACCGCGATCCGTTCGACCAAGGGCGTCGGCAACCTCGTCTCGCTGACCGCCTACTCCGCGCCGATGGCGAAACTCGTCGACGAAGTGGCCGACGTGATCATCGTCGGCGACTCCGTCGGCATGGTGCTGTACGGGATGCCCGATACGCTGCGCGTCACGCTCGACATGATGATTGCACATGGCGCGGCCGTCGTACGCGGCGCCGCGCAGGCGTGCGTCGTCGTCGACCTGCCGTTCTCGACTTATCAGGAATCGCCGGCGCAAGCGTATCGCTCCGCCGCGCGCCTGCTCGCCGAAACCGGTGCGCAGGCCGTGAAGCTCGAGGGCGGCAGCGAGATGGCCGACACGATCCGCTTCCTGACCGAGCGCGGCATCCCGGTGATGGCGCACGTCGGCCTCATGCCGCAGCAGGCCAACGCAACGGGCGGCTTCCGCGCGCAGGGGATGGACCCGCGCTCGGCCGCGCAGGTGTTCGACGCCGCGTGCTCGGCCGAACGGGCCGGCGCGTTCGGCGTCGTCATCGAAGGCACCGCCGAAGCGCTCGCACGCCACCTGACCGAAACGCTGACGATCCCGACGATCGGCATCGGCGCATCGCCGGCGTGCGACGGGCAGGTGCTCGTGACCGAGGACATGATCGGCGCTTTCGATGCGTACACGCCGCGCTTCGTGAAGCGTTACGCCGATGCGAACGCCGTGATGCGCGACGCGATCCGCCAGTACGCGCACGACGTGCGGCAGCACGTGTTTCCGGAGCCCGCGCATTGCTTCGGGTATGGCAAGCCGCTGCAACTGATCGAAACGGCCGGCGCGGCCGCGTAA
- a CDS encoding DUF1330 domain-containing protein has translation MTAYAIAHLHDVEMCDDIVEYLERIDGTLAPYDGHFVIHGARPEIREGVWRGDLVAIAFPDLATARAWYESDAYRQIQPLRARHASGPLILIDGVDARHRATDILR, from the coding sequence ATGACCGCCTACGCCATCGCCCACCTGCACGACGTCGAGATGTGCGACGACATCGTCGAGTACCTCGAACGCATCGACGGCACGCTCGCGCCGTATGACGGCCATTTCGTGATTCACGGCGCGCGGCCGGAGATACGCGAAGGCGTGTGGCGCGGCGACCTGGTCGCGATCGCGTTCCCCGATCTCGCCACCGCGCGTGCATGGTACGAATCGGATGCGTACCGGCAGATCCAGCCGCTGCGCGCACGTCACGCGAGCGGCCCGTTGATCCTGATCGACGGCGTCGACGCGCGGCACCGTGCGACCGACATCCTGCGCTGA
- a CDS encoding Lrp/AsnC family transcriptional regulator: MAGITLDDLDLRILAILQDDASVSNLQLAERALSSPPTCMRRVRRLTEAGVIRRQVAVLDPVAIGTAVTALIEISLDRQTAEDYDAFEAYVCAEPAVTQCYRVSPGPDFVVVADLADVAEYDEFARRLFTGASNVRNVRTFFSTHRAKFEANARVTHAMRKRA, encoded by the coding sequence ATGGCCGGCATCACCCTCGACGATCTCGACCTGCGCATTCTCGCGATCCTGCAGGACGACGCGTCGGTGTCGAACCTGCAACTCGCCGAGCGCGCGCTGTCGTCGCCGCCCACCTGCATGCGCCGCGTGCGGCGGCTGACGGAGGCGGGCGTGATCCGCCGGCAGGTCGCGGTGCTCGACCCGGTGGCGATCGGCACGGCCGTCACCGCGCTGATCGAGATCAGTCTCGACCGGCAGACGGCGGAAGACTACGACGCGTTCGAAGCGTACGTATGCGCGGAGCCGGCCGTCACGCAGTGCTACCGCGTGTCGCCGGGGCCCGATTTCGTCGTGGTGGCCGATCTGGCCGACGTCGCCGAATACGACGAATTCGCGCGCCGGCTGTTCACCGGCGCATCGAACGTCCGCAACGTGCGGACGTTCTTCTCGACGCATCGCGCGAAATTCGAGGCGAACGCGCGGGTCACACATGCGATGCGCAAGCGCGCGTGA
- a CDS encoding MerR family transcriptional regulator, which yields MKIGELARASGIAASRIRFYEASGLLEPARRQANGYREYGSEALTRLAIIDRAQRAGFALDEIRALLPPDLGAWPRDELLVALRHKVDEIVLLEQRLAQNRQHLETLIDEIENKPAGEDCAGTAQRMLDRLCAQADAPPAPAPAPVPRPTRKRA from the coding sequence ATGAAAATCGGCGAACTGGCACGCGCCAGCGGCATCGCGGCGTCGCGCATCCGCTTCTACGAAGCGAGCGGCCTGCTCGAACCGGCCCGACGCCAGGCAAACGGTTATCGGGAATACGGGTCGGAAGCGTTGACGCGGCTCGCGATCATCGACCGCGCGCAGCGCGCGGGTTTTGCGCTCGACGAAATCCGCGCGCTGCTGCCGCCCGATCTCGGCGCGTGGCCGCGCGACGAACTGCTCGTCGCGCTGCGCCACAAGGTCGACGAAATCGTGCTGCTCGAACAGCGTCTCGCGCAGAACCGGCAACATCTAGAGACACTGATCGACGAGATCGAGAACAAGCCGGCGGGCGAGGATTGCGCGGGCACCGCGCAACGGATGCTCGATCGGCTGTGCGCGCAGGCCGACGCACCGCCGGCGCCCGCGCCCGCGCCGGTCCCGAGGCCGACGCGCAAGCGCGCATGA
- a CDS encoding LacI family DNA-binding transcriptional regulator — MAEPARSHPHFPDIGAWPHGPVFCHNPALSNENVTLRMKKVSPTIRDVAAEAGVSVATVSKYVNGTQRFSPTVEARLKEAIDRLGYRSNPLARSMITGRTRTIGLVILDISNPHFTNVVKGANRVALQHDYTLLLVDTEESQARERSLIEALAQRVDGLIVSTRMPDDEAGWMLDLNKPLVLLRRSPGLPIPSVGIDNRLSTYMLARHLLNLGHTRIAYLGFGTARVNDERIQGARDCLAEAGLTLDVHDAHAPTAEAGERACSRVMLGPQRPQAVICYNDLIALGFMKEAASLGFRLPQDVSVAGIDNVPYGEYAAPALTTVDIQSENMGELAMQKLIDALAGRTDASYSTFEPRLIMRASTAAAG; from the coding sequence ATGGCCGAACCCGCTCGCAGCCATCCGCACTTTCCCGATATCGGCGCGTGGCCGCACGGCCCCGTTTTCTGCCACAATCCGGCGTTATCGAACGAAAACGTTACCCTCCGCATGAAAAAAGTTTCCCCGACGATCCGCGACGTGGCGGCGGAAGCCGGCGTGTCGGTCGCGACGGTATCGAAGTACGTGAACGGCACGCAGCGCTTTTCGCCGACCGTCGAAGCCCGGCTCAAGGAGGCGATCGACCGGCTCGGCTACCGTTCGAACCCGCTCGCGCGCTCGATGATCACCGGCCGCACGCGCACCATCGGCCTCGTGATCCTCGACATCAGCAACCCGCACTTCACGAACGTGGTGAAGGGGGCCAACCGCGTCGCGCTGCAGCACGACTACACGCTGCTGCTCGTCGATACCGAGGAGAGCCAGGCACGCGAACGCTCGCTGATCGAGGCGCTCGCGCAGCGCGTCGACGGGCTGATCGTCAGCACGCGGATGCCCGACGACGAAGCCGGCTGGATGCTCGACCTCAACAAGCCGCTCGTGCTGCTGCGCCGCAGCCCCGGCCTGCCGATTCCGAGCGTCGGCATCGACAACCGGCTGTCGACCTACATGCTCGCGCGCCATCTGCTCAATCTCGGCCACACGCGCATCGCGTATCTCGGCTTCGGCACCGCGCGCGTGAACGACGAGCGGATCCAGGGCGCGCGCGACTGCCTCGCCGAAGCCGGGCTCACGCTCGACGTGCACGATGCGCATGCGCCGACCGCCGAGGCCGGCGAGCGTGCGTGTTCGCGCGTGATGCTCGGGCCGCAGCGTCCGCAAGCCGTGATCTGCTACAACGACCTGATCGCGCTCGGCTTCATGAAGGAAGCCGCGTCGCTCGGCTTCCGGCTGCCGCAGGACGTGTCGGTCGCGGGCATCGACAACGTGCCGTACGGCGAATACGCGGCGCCCGCGCTGACGACCGTCGACATCCAGAGCGAGAACATGGGCGAGCTCGCGATGCAGAAGCTGATCGACGCGCTCGCGGGGCGCACCGACGCGAGTTATTCGACGTTCGAGCCGCGGCTGATCATGCGCGCGTCGACGGCCGCGGCCGGTTGA